TCGCCTGCGCGGTGCTCCCCAAGCGCGGCGACCACTCGGTCGGGGTGCACCGGCGGTTCGTGCCCGCCGCCGGGCGGGCGGTGAACTGCCAGATCGGCGTCGGCCTCTTCCTCTCCACCGGCCACGGCGAACTCCCGGTCGACTGGCGGCTGTTGCTGCCCGGCGCCTGGTCCGAGCAGCCCGAGCTCCGGCAGCGCGCCCGAGTGCCCGAGGAGGCCCCGCACGGGCCGATCTGGGCGCACGCCCGCGACCTGGTCGAGGAGCTCGCCCGGCACACCGGGGCGGCCTCGGTCCCGGTCATCGCCGACATGGGCGAGTGCACCGAAGTCGCGGCCCTGATCCGGGGGTTGGGCGACCGTGACTTCGTCATCGCGGTACCGGGCAGCCTCCAGGTGGTCCCCGGCGGACACCTGGCCACCCAGCGCCCCACCGGCCACGGGATGACCACCGTGACCAACGCCCAGCACTTCCTCGGCCTGAACGGCGCCCACCCGCAGACCGCCGCCATCAGCACCCACGACGGCCGGGCCCGTCACCTGCGCATCCTGTCCGGCCTGGCCCGGCTCCCCGGCACCATCCCGGGCAGCCCCGGCGGCCAGCAGCACACCTACAAGGTGTTCAGCGAGTGGCGGCAGGCCGGCCGCCGCCCGGCCCCGATCTGGATCACCAACATGGTGCACCGCCGGATGGACGAACTGCTCGCCCTCACCGGCCTCCAGCACCGCGCCGACAACACGGTACGGACCCTGGAGAACGACTTCGGCCTGCTCGACTTCGAAGGCCGTTCCTACCCCGGCTGGCACCACCACATGACCCTGGTGTCCGCGGCCTACGCCTACCACCGCATCGTCCGCCCGGAGGCGCAGTCCGCCGCCTCCCCTTTCGCCCGCCAACGCTCCGCCTGACCACCACCCCACGGCGTGGAGACCCCAGCGCCCGGTCCCCCACCCGGGCCGGGGTCTCCACGCCCCCTTCAGCCCGGACGGCTCGTCAGACCCGGACGACCGGCCGCGACCCGGCAGCCTCGGCCTGAGCCGGCACGGACTCCACCGGCCCGGCCGGCTGCGCGGCTCCGTTCGCCCTGAGCTCGTCCAGGCCGGTGACGATGCCGCGCTTCAGCAGCCGGGAGAGCGGGCGTTCGACGATCCGGTGCACCAGGTAGGCGGCCACCAGCATGCCCAGCGTGACCAGCCCGACCAGGGTCCACTTCGGCACCCGGTCGTGGAGCAGCCTGATCGCCGTCCAGCCGATCCCCTCGTGCAGCAGGTACAGCGGGTAGGTCAGCGAACCGGCGACCGTCAGCCAGCGCCAGCCGATCCGGGACAGCCAGCCCAGCGACACGGCGGCCATCACCAGGTAGCACAGCACGATCATCACGGCGGCGGGCCAGGCCGGCAGATGCCGGCCGCCGAGCGCCGGGTCGATCAACTGCTGGTGCGAACCGGCGTAGTTGAGCGACAGCACCAGGCTGACCCCGACGATCCCCCACAGCAGCAGGGTCGGCCGGAACCGGTACATCAGGTAGTAGGCCAGCCCGGCGACGAAGAACGAGGAGACCCAGGGCATCGCCACCACCGTCAGCGGCGCCCAGTCCACCCCGACGCTCACCATGCCCATCACCGTCCACACCATGCAGAAGGCGACCACCCGGCGGTAGTTGAGGCCCTGTCGGACCACCAGGCCGAACAGCAGGTAGAAGCAGAGCTCGTACCAGAGCGTCCAGTACGAGGCGTCCACGTTGGTGACGTGCAGCGCGCTCTGGAACATCGTCAGGTTCACCAGCACCTGGTACGAGTCCAGCGGCTGCGCCACCAACGGCCAGGCCGCCAGCACGGCGGTGGTCGCCAGCACCCCGAACCAGTAGGCCGGGTACAGGCGGACGATCCGGGACGTGAAGAAGTCGCCCAGCCCCCGTCCCCAGGTGCTCATGCCGATCACGAAGCCGCTGATCAGGAAGAACAGGCTGACGCCCGTCCACATGTAGGCCCCGAGCTTGGAGGCCAGCGGGAACACCTGCGCGATCGGCCGTGACCAGGCGTTGCCCGCCCCGTCGGCGGAGCCGCCGTAGCCGACGTAGTGGTGGAACACCACCATCAGCGCGGCCAGGATCCGCAGCCCGTCCAGCACCACCAGCCGCCCGCCGGCGCGTCCGGCGCGCGCGCTCCGACCGGCCCGGCGGCTTCCCCGGCGGCCGCCGCGAGCGGCGGGGTCGGGCTCGGCGGATATGCCCTGCACCGACTGAGTCGTTGGCTCCACGTGACTGTCCCCCAGGGTTCCGATCCGCCCCGAAGTTCCAGCGGCCGGCTGCTGTGGTGTACGCGGCGAACGGGGGGTGCTCCGGGAACACTAGTACACGCCTTCGACCGGCCCGGAGGGACCCGGGCGGCCCGTCTCCTCTAGCGTGTGGCCATGGACCAGGCACAGGAGTTCGAGGCGCACCGGCCCCGGCTGTTCTCGTTGGCGTACCGGATGCTCGGGTCGGCGACGGAGGCCGAGGACGCCGTGCAGGACGCCTACCTGCGGTGGCACGGGACCGAGCCGGGGCAGGTCGTGGCGCCGGGGCCGTGGCTGGCCAAGGTGCTCACCAATCTGTGCCTGAACCGGCTGACCTCGGCGCGGGCCCAGCGCGAGGAGTACGTCGGGCCGTGGCTGCCGGAGCCGGTGCGGACCGACGGCGGGGCGCTCGGGCCGATGGAGACCGCGGAGCAGCGGGACTCGGTGTCGCTGGCGGTGCTGGTGATGATGGAGCGTCTGACGCCGCCGGAGCGGGCGGCCGTGGTGCTTCGCGACGCCTTCGACTACAGCCACCGGGACATCGCGGGCGTGCTCGACTGCTCGGAGGCGAACGCGCGGCAGCTGTACCGCCGGGCCAAGCAGCATCTGACGGACGACAAGCGGAAGTTCGCCTCCTCGCAGGAGCTGGGCGGCGAACTGCTGACCCGGTTCCTGGCGGCCGCCGCGGAGGGGGCGATGCAGCAGCTGGAGGCGCTGCTCGCCGACCAGGTGGTCGCCTGGTCGGACGGCGGCGGCAAGGTGAGCGCGGCGCGCCGGCCGGTGGTCGGCCGGGAGATGGTGGCCCGGTTCCTGGCTGGTCTGTTCACCCGGTGGGTGAACGAGGTGCGGATCGAGATCGTCGAGGCGAACGGCGCCCCGGTGGTGCTCGGCTGGGAGGACGGCGAGCTGACCTCGTTCGGTGCGCTGGAGATCGGCGAGGCCGGGATCACCGGCATCCGGCTGGTCCGGAACCCGGACAAACTGACCTTTCTGGCGAATCAGCTGCCGGGGCTGTCACAAACCTCGTGAGTCGTCGGTTCTTCATCGGTGACGGCAACACGAGAAGGGCTGTGGCTGATGAAGAACGACGCGATCATGGTGACCGGCGCGACCGGTGTGCTCGGCCGCCAGGTGCTGGACCGGGCACGCCACACCGGGCTGCCGGTCCGGGCCCTCACCCGCCGGGCCACCCTGCCGGACGACCCGGGAGTGGCCTGGTTCACCGGCGACCTGGCCGCCGGCACCGGCCTGGACGAGGCGTTCGCCGGGGTCCGCACGGTCATCCACTGCGCGAGCGACATCCGGCACTTCAAGAACGACATCCCGGCCTTCCACCACCTGCTGGAGGCCGCCCGGCGCGCCGGGGTCGAACACATCGTCAACATCTCGATCGTCGGCATCGACCGCATCCCGTACCCCTACTACCGGATCAAGCTGGCGGGCGAGCGGCTGCTGGAAACCTCGGGGATCGGCTGGACCAATCTGCGCGCCACCCAGTTCCCCGAGCTGCTGAACATGGCGTTCGGGGTCCTGTCGAAGCTGCCGGTCGTCATCGTGCCGACCGGCACCGACTGCCAGCCCGTGGACCAGGGCGAGGTGGCGGACCGGCTGGTCGAGCTGGCCCTCGGCGAGCCGGGCGCGGGCGAGCCCCCGGCCGGCGGCTGGGGCCGGGTGCCGGACCTCGCCGGACCCACGGTGTACCCGGCCGACCGGCTGGCCAGGGACTGGCTGCGAGCGGCGGGCAAGCGCCGTCGCGTCCTGCCGGTCTTCATCCCGGGGAAGCTCGGAGCGGGCTTCCGTTCCGGCGCCCTGACCGCCCCCGACCGGGCGGTGGGCAAGCGGACCTGGGAGGAGTACCTCGCCGAGCACGTCGCCCGCTGACCGCGACGCGACTGTTCGTCAGCCGCCGGCCGCCTCGCGGCTGACGAACCGTCCGGTCCCCAGCTTCCGCAGATCGTTTCCCGACCGCTCTTCCTCCTGCGCGACTGGCTCGACCTGTGGCACTCGCTGCCCCACGACGAGTGGAACCACTTCCAGCGGCGTCAGCCCCGGTCGTAGTAGCCGAACAGGTCGACCACCAGAGCCGCCGAGCCGGAGCTGGAGTTCCAGAAGTCGACGAGCTTGGTCGGGCCGGTGCTCGCCTGCACGAGGTTCGGCACGACCTCACCGGGCTGCCAGTTCAGCGTGGAGACCAGGGGCCGTACCGGTGGGACGGCGACGTGGTCCGCGTACTGGAGCGCTGTGTTCGGGTCCGGTGCGACGGTCAGGAAGCCCTGCCCGGCGGTGTTGGCGACCGTGGTGTTCAGGACCGCCCCGCTCACGTCGGCCCCCAGCCCGCCGAACTGCTGCCACACGTACTGGCCCCGGCCGAATCCCTCGTACGACCAGTCCCGGGTGTCCACCAGCCGCTTCGGGGTCACCGGCATGTAGGCGGCGCCGGTCGTGCCGTAGTACCCGACCACGTCCACGATCACGTCGGTGGGCGACCCGCTGCCGTTGAAGATCCGGATCTTCCCGTCCGGACCGACCGGTACGACCACCGAGTTGGCGATGGTCTGGCCCGGGCCGAAGTTCAGGTTCGACGCCAGCGGAGTGGGCGCACCGCTCGGGTGGGCCGTCAGGTAGCCGCCGGCCGTCGCCCCGGTGGTGGTGACGTTGAGCGCGACGGCGGTGATGCCCGAGCCCGGCAGGGGTGCGGCCTTGCTGCCCGCGATCGGCAGCTCGACCGATCCCCGTCCCGGAATCCGACCCTGTGTCACGCCGGTGCCGTCCCGGGTGTCCATCAGACGCGCGGGGTCGACCGAGGTGTAGCCGCCCGCGGCGGACTTGGTGAAGTAGCCGGCGATGTCGGCGATCAGGTCCACCGTCCCCTGGCTGCCGTTGAACAGCTCGACCCAGCCGTCCGCGCCGACCGGCACCACGGTCAGGTTCGGCACGGTCTGCCCGGCGGTGAAGTTCACGTTGGAGGCCAGCGGCCGGGCCGTCCCGGAGGCGAAGGCCGTGATGTACCCACCGTGGCTGCCGTCGGTGACCGTCACGTTGAGGACCGCGGCCGTGACCCCGGCCGGGATGCTCCCGTTCCCCGCGATCCGGATCCGCACCGAGGAGTTCGGCTGCACCTTGGCGACCGGCGCGCCCGTCCCGGTCCTGGTGTCCAGCAGCCGGGTGGGGCCGTACGCCGTGTAGTTGGAGCCCGTGGTGGCCACCTGCACCGTACTGGTGATCACGTCGCCGTGGCTGGTGGTGGCCGTCACGGTGACCCGGTAGGCCCCGAGCTTGGCGTACGTGTGCCAGGCCTGCCGGCTGCCCGCCGGGCCGTAGTAGGAGTCGGCCGTCGTGGTGCCGTCGCCCCAGTCGATCACCAGCTTCGTGTCGACCGGCTGGGTCAGGACGTCCGTGATGTTCATGGTGAGCGCGACGGCATGGGCGCTGGTGCTGCGCGCGTCGAGGCCCAGTGCGAACTCCGGTCGCGGGTCGTACTGCACCGCTCCCCGGCTCCGGTAGCCACCGGTGCCGAAGAAGTCCGTGTCCAGCCGGCCCGGGGCGTCCGGGTTCGCGGAGTCGACGGAGGCGGCTCCCGGACGCAGCTTGGCGTCGGCGTAGGCCTCGTCCAGCCGGAACCGGACCGGCTTCGGCTCCGACGCGTCCACCACGTCGTTCCGGCCCTGGTCCGGCACCGCGGCGCGGAAGGCGTCAAGGGTCGGGTACTCGACGCCGCCCCAGGCGTACGGTGCGGTGGCGTTGTCGGCGTGGCTGTGGAAGGCGTTGTAGTCGGCCGTACTGCCCGTCCGGGCCTGCGCCGAGACGGCGATGTCCGGGGCCCAGCCCGCGCCTCGGCTCTTGCAGCTCTCCTTGGTGCTCACCAGCTTCGCCGCCTCGGTGACGTCCTCCAGCAGGTTGTTCTGGATGCTGACGCCGGTGGAGGCGCCGTCCACGGCGACCGCCGGGGCGCAGCTGCGCTGGATCGTGTTGCCCACGACGTTCAGCCCGGCCACCCCGGTGGCGGATATCCCGGTCGCCACCACGACGTTGCTCGCCAAGGTCACCTGGCTCGCCCCGGCGGCGACGGAGATGCCCGAGGCACCGGGCTTCCAGCCGCGGGTGTCGAGGTACGAGCGGCTCACCGTGACACCGCTCGACGCACCGTCGATCCGGACCGCGTCCAGCGGCCCGGGGTCGGGCCGGCCGACGGGAGTGCCGTACGCGTAGACGTGCAGGGAGTCGAGGGTGATCCGACTCGACCCCCGCACCTCCACCGGCACGCCGCCGGTCGAAGCCAGCATCAGGTTCCGGACCGTCACATCGGTGACCCCGTCGAGGATCAGAGCCGACTTGCCGAGCCCGTCCTGCACCTGTGCGTGGTCCCCCACCCCGACGATCGAGATGCCGGAGGTCCTGACCCGGACCACGTCACCGGAGGACGACCCGATCGCGCCCGCCACCTTGATCGTGTCGCCGGGGACGGCCGCGTCCACCGCGACCTGGAGGTTGCAGTAGGGACTGGCGGCGGTACCGCTGCCGGGGCTGCCCGGGTAGCAGACCGAGGCGGTCGTGGCATAGATCGTCCGGCCGCTGCCGGAGTCGGACGCGTCGGCCACGGCCGGCGTGAGCACGAAAAGGGCCGCCAGCAAGGCGGCCGTCGTGGTGGAGCGGCGGTGCACGGACGTTCTCCTTGCTCAGAACGGACTCAACGCAAAGGTCCCGCCCGATCTTTCGATCGGGCGGGACCCTGTTGGTGGAGCTGAGGGGATTCGAACCCCTGACCCCCTCGATGCGAACGAGGTGCGCTACCGGACTGCGCCACAGCCCCAACGAGAAGAAACTCTAGCACCTCTTCGCGGGGGCTCGTGACCACCCCTCACCTGGCTACTCGTTCGCGGCGCGGGGCCGGGAGGGGTAGTCGGCCTCGGCGCCGGGGGCGGGTTCGGCGTACTGGTCGAAGAGCGGGGTGTTGCGGGCCTCGGTGCTGCGACCGGCCTCCCAGCCGGAGCGGGGGTCGAGGCCGCGGGTGGAGCGGGGGGCCACCGGGGCGGTGACGTAGGTGGGGAGGGGGACCGGGACGGGCTCCCAGGAGTCGGGGCCGGCGGCGGCGCGTTCGCGCATGCCGTCGACCCACTCCTCGTGGTCGGTCGCCTCGACCAAGGCCGAGTCGGTGGTGGCCAGCCGCAGGTGCGGCCGTCCCTCGGCGGCGGGCACCGGGGCCGGGGCGGCGGCGGCCCGGGCGGACTGCTGACGCTCCGTCGGCTGCGGACGCCCGGCCGGGGGCGAGGCGGGCTGCGCGGCCGGACGGGCCGCGGCGGCCCGGGTGCGTTCGCGGTCGCGCAGCCGCTCGGCGTCCCGGGCGGCCCGGGTGCGGTCGAGCTTGACCTCGTACCGCTGCCGTTCCAGCCGGCGCAGGTGGCCGATGTAGAGGGTGAGCAGCAGGCCGGGCAGCGCGGGCACCCAGAGGAAGGCGACGCCGAACACCGCCGCGACCACCGCACCGGCGGCGAAGGCGAGGAAGAGCGTGGTGACCATCCGGCGCCGCCGGGCCAGCAGCCTGGCCCGCCGCTCGACCGAACCGCGCGCAGCCGCGGCAACAGCCGAGGCCGAAGGAACGGGAACCGGCGGAATGGCCGGTTCGGCCGGGGCCACGACTGGGAGATCGGTGTCCACCGCCGGGGCGGGGTCCGATTCGGGGCTGGTCTCGTCGTCGCCAAGTACCCGGGTCGCCCGCCGCTCCATGGCCGACCGTCCGGCCAGCAGGCGGATCGCGGTACTGAAGCGTTCCGTCGGACGCGCCTCGTTGAGCTCGTCCTGCCTGCGGAGCCACATCGGCACCAGATAGGCAGCCCAGGCCCCTACGATGACCGCGTAGATAAGGCCGCTACTGCGCATGTTTCACACGGTACGGGCGCGGGGGAAGGCCCGGCAGCAATTTGGCGCGGCGTGTCGTGTGATCAAGCTGATTCTCCGACTATTTTGCCGGTATTTGTGACCACTCGGCCGGCCTGCGATGCCATATCGATATCTATTTCGAACACTTATTCAATTATCGCGCCGGTCCCGGCTCCTGACCGACCGCCAGCGGTTCAGCATGCCCTCCGGCACCTCCTCGGCGGTCAGCGCGTACACCAGGTGGTCCCGCCAGTCGCCGTCGATGTGCAGATAGCGCGGCCGCATTCCCTCCTCGCGGAAGCCGAGCTTTTCGGCCACCCGTCGGCTCGGCCAGTTCTCCGGCCGAATGCAGACCTCGATCCGGTGCAGGCCGAGGGTGCCGAAGCAGTGGTCGACGGCGAGCGCGACGGCGGTCGGCATGATGCCCCGGCCGGCCACCGACTCGTCCACCCAGTAGCCGATGTTGGCCGAGCACATCGAGCCCCAGGTCATCCCACCGACCGTCAGCTGCCCGACCAGGCGGCCCCGGTGCAGCACCACGAACGGCACCATCCGGCCCGCCGCCGCCTCGTGCCGCAGGTAGCGGGCCATCTGCCGGAAGGTCGGCCGGGCCACCCCGGCCCGACCGGGCCCGGCGGGCGGGACGGTGGCCTCCCAGCGGCGCAGCCAGTCCCGGTTGCGCTGGCTGACCTCCTGCCAGGAACGCTGGTCGCGGACCCGGATCGGCCGCAGCGCGACGTCCCCCTCCAGGAGTTCGACCTGCCAGGAGGCGTTCAGGGCGCACTCCCCTCAGCGGAGCCACCAGAGGCGGAGCCACCGGGAGCGGATGCCGCCGGCCGCGGGTGGTCGCCACCGCCGAGCTGGTCCACGGCGTGCGGGAGCAGCGGCGTCAGCACGGCCAGGCCGTCCTTGACCCCTCCGGTGGAGCCCGGCAGGTTGACGATCAGGGTACGTCCGGCCAGTCCGGCCAGGCCCCGGGACAGCGCCGAGGTGGGCACCTTCTCCCGGCCGTACGCCCGGATGGCCTCGGCGATGCCGGGGATCTGACGGTCGATCACCCGGGCGGTCATCTCCGGGGTGAGGTCCATCGGCGAGATGCCGGTGCCGCCGGTGGTGACCACCGCGTCGTACCCGGCGGCCACGGCGGCCCGCAGCGCGGCCTCCACCGGCTCGCCGTCCGGGACGACCTGCGGCCCGTCCACGGTGAAGCCCATCGCCCGCAGGCCCGCGGCGACCAGCGGGCCGCCCTTGTCCTCGTACACCCCGGCCGAGGCGCGGTTGGAGACCGTGACGGCCAGCGCTCTCACTCCGACACCGCCGCGCCCGACGAGGCCGCCCAGTCGCCGCTCTTGCCGCCGGTCTTGCTGAGCACCCGGACGTGCTCGATGGTGGCGCCCTTGTCGACGGCCTTGACCATGTCGATCACGGTCAGCCCGGCCACCGCGACGGCGGTCAGCGCCTCCATCTCGACGCCGGTCCGGTCGGCGGTCCGCACGGTGGCGGTGATCTCGACGGCGTCGTCGGCCACCGTGAGCTCGACGGTGACGCCGGAGATCGCGATCGGGTGGCAGAGCGGGATCAGGTCGGGGGTCTTCTTGGCGCCCATGATCCCGGCGATCCGGGCCACCGCGAGGGCGTCGCCCTTGGGGACGCCCTCGCCGCGCAGCAGCTCGATCACCCGGGCGGCCACCCTGACCCGTCCGGCGGCGACGGCCGTCCGGACGGTGGTGGCCTTCTCGGAGACGTCGACCATCCGGGCGGCGCCGGTCTCGTCGACGTGGGTGAGGCGCGGTGTTTCGGACAAAGGGGACTCCACGGTGGCACGGGTCAAGTACCGCGCTACCGTACAACCCCGCCCCGGTCAGCCCGTGAGAAGGACCACATCGACGGTGCGTCCGGCCGCCACCGAGGTCTCGTCCTCGGGCACCGCGATCAGGCAGTTGGCCCGGGCCAGCGCGCCGACCAGGTGCGATCCCTCGCCGCCGACCGGCACCACCTCACCGTCCGCGGACGAGTACCAGCCGCGCAGGAACTGCCGCCGCCCGGCCGGGGAGCGCAGCTCGGCGGTGCAGACCGCGCGGACCACCGGCCGGTGGATGTCGGGGGCGCCCATCATGGTGCGGATCACCGGGCGGACGAACAGCTCGAAGGAGATGTACGAGCTGACCGGGTTGCCGGGCAGGGCGAGCAGCGGGGTGCCCTGGATCCGGCCGAAGCCCTGCGGCTTGCCGGGCTGCATCCGCAGCCGCCGGAAGTCGACCTCGCCGTACTCGGCGAAGACCTCCTTGACCACGTCGTACGCGCCCACGCTGACCCCGCCGCTGGTGACGATCAGGTCGGCCCGGCCGAGCTGGTCCTCCAGCACCGCGCGCAGCACGGCCGCGTCGTCCGGGACGCCGCCGACCCGGTAGGCGATCGCCCCGGCGTCCTGGGCGGCGGCGGTCAGCGTGTAGCTGTTGGAGTCGGAGATCTGCCCGGGGCCGACCGGCTCGCCGGGCTCGACGAGTTCGCTGCCGGTGGAGAGCACCACCACCCGCGGGCGGGGGCGGACCCGGACGGTGCCGCGGCCGATCGCGGCGAGCAGGCCGAGCTGGGTGGGGCCGAGCAGGGCGCCCGCCTCCAGCACCCGCTCCCCCGCCGACAGGTCGCTGCCCCGGCGGCGGATGTGCGCGCCTTCGGTGACCGGGCGGAGCACCCGGACCTCCTCGGAAGCACCCGAGGAAGCGCTGGTAGACGCGGCGGTCATCGCGTCGGCGGCCTTCCCGGTGCCGCTGCCGCCGTCGGTCCACTCGACCGGGGCGACCGCCTCGGCGCCGGGCGGTACGGGCGCGCCGGTCATGATCCGGGCGGTCTGGCCCGGGCCCACCTTGGGGAGTTCACCCGCGCCGGCCGCGATCTCGCCGATCACGGTGAGCACCGAGGGGTACTGCTCGGTGGCCCCGGCGGTGTCCGCGGTGCGGACCGCGTAGCCGTCCATCGAGCTGTTGTCGAAGGGCGGCAGGTCCACCTCCGAGCTGACGTCCTCGGCCAGCCGGCAGCCCTGGGCGTCGAGCAGCTGGAGCTCGATCGCCGGGAGCGGGACGACATCTGACAGTACGTCCGCCAGATGCTCGTCCACGCTCCACATGCGCGGCGGCGCCGGGGTCTCTTCGCAGCAGGAATCCGAAGTCGTCCCGGTCATCGCACACTCGCCTTCTGGTCAGTCCTGCATCTCCGTGGCGACGAACTCCTTGAGCCAGGACCGGAACTCCGGGCCGAGGTCATCGCGTTCGCACGCCAGACGGACGATAGCGCGAAGGTAGTCCGCGCGGTCGCCGGTGTCGTACCGGCGGCCCTTGAAGAGCACGCCGTGCACCGGGCCGCCGCCGGTCTCGTCCCGGGTCGCCAACTCGCGCAGCGCGTCGGTCAGCTGGATCTCGCCGCCCCGGCCGGGCTTGGTCTCGCGCAGCACGTCGAAGACGGCCGGGTCGAGGATGTAGCGGCCGATCACCGCGTAGTTCGACGGGGCGTCGGCCGTGTCGGGCTTCTCCACCAGGTCGGTGATCCGGAAGACGTCGTCGCCGAAGCCGTTGGGCTTGACCGCGGCGCAGCCGTACAGGTGGATCTGCTCCGGCTCGACCTCCATCAGCGCCACCACCGAGCCGCCGAGCTCCTGCTGGACCTCGATCATCCGGGACAGCAGCGGGTCGCGCGGGTCGATCAGGTCGTCACCGAGCAGGACCGCGAACGGCTGGCCCGCGACGTGCTGTTCGGCGACCGAGACCGCGTGGCCGAGGCCCTTCGGGTCGCCCTGCCGGACGTAGTGCATGTTGGCCAGCTGCACCGACTCCTGGACCCGGCGGAGCTTGTCCTTGTCACCCTTACGAGCGAGCAGCTCCTCGAGCTCGTAGGCCCGGTCGAAGTGGTCCTCCAGGGCGCGCTTGTTGCGGCCGGTGACCATCAGTATGTCGGAGAGGCCGGCCGCGGAGGCCTCCTCGACGACGTACTGGATCGCGGGCTTGTCGACGACCGGAAGCATCTCCTTCGGGGTGGCCTTGGTCGCGGGGAGGAATCGGGTCCCCAAACCGGCGGCAGGCACCACGGCCTTGGTGACAGGGAGGCGGGCGTTCGTCGTCGTCATGCGTCAGACCTTACTAAGGCGGGTTTCCACCGGGCTGAGTGCAGGGTTAACCAGTGATGAAACAACGGCTGGTCAGGGGCCCGTGTCGTGTCCAGCAGCCACAGCGGCCGTCGAGTGGGCGGTGCCGGCGGAGGTGAGGGGGGCCTCCTCGGTACCGGGCGACAGATTACCGGTGATTTCCACCGGCTCCGCCTCCCCGGTCAGCTCGGCCGCCCCGCGCCAGCAGTCGCCGCCCCCGGCGCGGGCCGCACCGAGCGCGCGGTCGGCGGCGCGCAGCAGCAGGGCGGCGTGCGCCCCGTCCTCCGGCAGCACCGCGATCCCGACCGCCGCGGTCAGGCCGTTGCGCCCGGACACCCGGCCGGGCTCCGCGCCGGCCGGGGACCAGTCGAGCAGCTGGTGCCTGCGGACCGTCCAGCAGAGCCGCTCGGCGACCTGCACCGCGCCGTCCAGGCCGGTGTCGGGCAGCACCACCAGGAACTCCTCGCCGCCGTACCGGCCCAGGGTGTCCGAGCGGCGGATCTCCACGCTCAGCCGCTGCGCGAGGTCGCGCAGTATCGCGTTGCCGCGGGCCCGGCCGTGCTCGGCGACCACCGACTCGAAGCCCGCGATCTCCAGCATCAGCAGGGCCAACGGCCGTGGCAGGGCGCCCGGATCGACCCGCCGGGCCCGCTCCACCTCGCGGTCCAGGGTGAGCTGGAGGTGCCGGTAGTTCCACACGCCGGTGAGCGGGTCGCAGGAGGCGGTGCGCTGGAGCACGTCCCGCTCGGCGGTCAGCTCGTCGACCCGGAGCCGGAGCGCGGCCTCCCGGCTCTCGGCGTCGGCGGCCCGTCGGCGCAGCCGAAGGCCCGTCAGGGCGACGGCGCCCAGCGCCGGGGCGCTGAGCACGGCCAGCGCCTGGACCAGGAACGGGGTGGACATCCGGTGCCTTCCGCGTGTCAGGCTCTGTGCACCGGGCGGCCGCCGCTCGCCGAAGGGTGCGGGCGGGCCACCGGGCCGGAGCGGGACCAAGGAGTATCCAGTGCACAACGACAAAGCCGGTCTGAGGTCACGCCTGCTCGCGGAACGGCGTGAACTCTCCCCCGAACGGCGGGAGCACGCGGCCGCACGGCTGGCGGCGCACGCCGGGTCGCTCGCGCGGGCGGGCCAGACCGTCGCGGCGTACGTCTCGGTCGGCGGCGAACCCGGCACCCGGCCGCTGCTGGACGCGCTGCGGGCGGGCGGGGTCCGGGTGCTGCTGCCCGTCCTGCTGCCCGACAACGACCTGGACTGGGCCGAGTACCAGGGCCCGGAGTCCCTCGCCCCGGCCGGTCGCGGCCTGCTGGAGCCGACCGGCCCCCGGCTCGG
This genomic interval from Kitasatospora gansuensis contains the following:
- a CDS encoding IS701 family transposase; the protein is MTAHHTSGTLTPSVHSGSFSTYAFTEELFDQLPRADQRRWAHTYLEGLLTTAGKKSVRRMAAAVSGSRTASQSLQQFVNASPWEWSPIRRELIRWVEQYTTPRAWTIACAVLPKRGDHSVGVHRRFVPAAGRAVNCQIGVGLFLSTGHGELPVDWRLLLPGAWSEQPELRQRARVPEEAPHGPIWAHARDLVEELARHTGAASVPVIADMGECTEVAALIRGLGDRDFVIAVPGSLQVVPGGHLATQRPTGHGMTTVTNAQHFLGLNGAHPQTAAISTHDGRARHLRILSGLARLPGTIPGSPGGQQHTYKVFSEWRQAGRRPAPIWITNMVHRRMDELLALTGLQHRADNTVRTLENDFGLLDFEGRSYPGWHHHMTLVSAAYAYHRIVRPEAQSAASPFARQRSA
- a CDS encoding acyltransferase family protein — protein: MEPTTQSVQGISAEPDPAARGGRRGSRRAGRSARAGRAGGRLVVLDGLRILAALMVVFHHYVGYGGSADGAGNAWSRPIAQVFPLASKLGAYMWTGVSLFFLISGFVIGMSTWGRGLGDFFTSRIVRLYPAYWFGVLATTAVLAAWPLVAQPLDSYQVLVNLTMFQSALHVTNVDASYWTLWYELCFYLLFGLVVRQGLNYRRVVAFCMVWTVMGMVSVGVDWAPLTVVAMPWVSSFFVAGLAYYLMYRFRPTLLLWGIVGVSLVLSLNYAGSHQQLIDPALGGRHLPAWPAAVMIVLCYLVMAAVSLGWLSRIGWRWLTVAGSLTYPLYLLHEGIGWTAIRLLHDRVPKWTLVGLVTLGMLVAAYLVHRIVERPLSRLLKRGIVTGLDELRANGAAQPAGPVESVPAQAEAAGSRPVVRV
- a CDS encoding RNA polymerase sigma-70 factor, yielding MDQAQEFEAHRPRLFSLAYRMLGSATEAEDAVQDAYLRWHGTEPGQVVAPGPWLAKVLTNLCLNRLTSARAQREEYVGPWLPEPVRTDGGALGPMETAEQRDSVSLAVLVMMERLTPPERAAVVLRDAFDYSHRDIAGVLDCSEANARQLYRRAKQHLTDDKRKFASSQELGGELLTRFLAAAAEGAMQQLEALLADQVVAWSDGGGKVSAARRPVVGREMVARFLAGLFTRWVNEVRIEIVEANGAPVVLGWEDGELTSFGALEIGEAGITGIRLVRNPDKLTFLANQLPGLSQTS
- a CDS encoding SDR family oxidoreductase; protein product: MKNDAIMVTGATGVLGRQVLDRARHTGLPVRALTRRATLPDDPGVAWFTGDLAAGTGLDEAFAGVRTVIHCASDIRHFKNDIPAFHHLLEAARRAGVEHIVNISIVGIDRIPYPYYRIKLAGERLLETSGIGWTNLRATQFPELLNMAFGVLSKLPVVIVPTGTDCQPVDQGEVADRLVELALGEPGAGEPPAGGWGRVPDLAGPTVYPADRLARDWLRAAGKRRRVLPVFIPGKLGAGFRSGALTAPDRAVGKRTWEEYLAEHVAR
- a CDS encoding right-handed parallel beta-helix repeat-containing protein, coding for MHRRSTTTAALLAALFVLTPAVADASDSGSGRTIYATTASVCYPGSPGSGTAASPYCNLQVAVDAAVPGDTIKVAGAIGSSSGDVVRVRTSGISIVGVGDHAQVQDGLGKSALILDGVTDVTVRNLMLASTGGVPVEVRGSSRITLDSLHVYAYGTPVGRPDPGPLDAVRIDGASSGVTVSRSYLDTRGWKPGASGISVAAGASQVTLASNVVVATGISATGVAGLNVVGNTIQRSCAPAVAVDGASTGVSIQNNLLEDVTEAAKLVSTKESCKSRGAGWAPDIAVSAQARTGSTADYNAFHSHADNATAPYAWGGVEYPTLDAFRAAVPDQGRNDVVDASEPKPVRFRLDEAYADAKLRPGAASVDSANPDAPGRLDTDFFGTGGYRSRGAVQYDPRPEFALGLDARSTSAHAVALTMNITDVLTQPVDTKLVIDWGDGTTTADSYYGPAGSRQAWHTYAKLGAYRVTVTATTSHGDVITSTVQVATTGSNYTAYGPTRLLDTRTGTGAPVAKVQPNSSVRIRIAGNGSIPAGVTAAVLNVTVTDGSHGGYITAFASGTARPLASNVNFTAGQTVPNLTVVPVGADGWVELFNGSQGTVDLIADIAGYFTKSAAGGYTSVDPARLMDTRDGTGVTQGRIPGRGSVELPIAGSKAAPLPGSGITAVALNVTTTGATAGGYLTAHPSGAPTPLASNLNFGPGQTIANSVVVPVGPDGKIRIFNGSGSPTDVIVDVVGYYGTTGAAYMPVTPKRLVDTRDWSYEGFGRGQYVWQQFGGLGADVSGAVLNTTVANTAGQGFLTVAPDPNTALQYADHVAVPPVRPLVSTLNWQPGEVVPNLVQASTGPTKLVDFWNSSSGSAALVVDLFGYYDRG